AGACACCGGGCCTAACGTTACTTCCGGTGGATTCTGGGAGATGTCATGTGGTGATAATTGCAGATTCGTCAAGATATACTGGCAGGTAAAGATAGGTTTGTATCAGATTGTGGTCGgattaaaatcaaaatgatgACGCACTGTTATTTAACCCTAAATTATACCCACTAGTCTAAATAAATTGCCACGCACTCaaaaagtgtgttgtctgagtgatgctagaaagtattttgttattataacataatattttgtcatattcaacataatatcctgttagtgtaGTAGGTTCTTTATGTTgaaatagaatatgtgtgttatatttaacagaacaatctgctggaataacaaaatacattgaagcatcactcaggcaacggACTTTCTGTGAagattaacagaataatttatgTGTGGGacgtacatatttatatttttgttggcGGCCTTTCTACCGACAAGTCTGAACGGTTAAGATGTGTTGATGTCTGACGCTGCATGTCGCGAGTTCGAAACACTGTGTCAGAATTTGTCCTATACGCAGAAGGTGAAATCCTAAATACtcttaaatgtgaaatattcttgagtacggcgtaaaacaccaatgaaataaataaataaatactcttaaTACTTTGTGCATTGGTCCCTCTACACAAAAGGTGCAGCCCCTGGAGCAGTAGATTACTCTCAACTATTCATGATATTTGATTTTTGGTACACGCGAAAATCGTTGCATTCAAGCCATATCAAATGTGTTGGAACTGAATGAAGCCTTGTGCAAGACGGTCGCCGTCCAATGGCTAGGCCACTAATACTGGGTATCAGTTCAATGCCAGACTCtagcagtatacatgtaccttcgaGATTTCCGTTTCTTCACTGGTCTCTGGACCTTTCTGGTCGTGAACTAACGTCGCCGTTCAAGTAATCTTACTTCGAGTTTtatggaattatttatttatttgattagtgttttataccgttctcaaaaatatttaacttatacgacggcagcctgcattattgtgagaggaaaccgagcaaaacCCGGAGAAAACCCGTGACAATCCGCACACTGGGGGTTTATTGAAGGTAATTTGCTTTTGTGTTTCTCTTGGGAAGATACAACAGTTAtttgccaaagatcggtggcTCATTCCTGGCACGTCAGTTTCCTTCAGCCCCCCAGAAAGGAACcaagtaaatacatattaaTACTGAGTCAGAATGTAGGGCATTCTGTCATTCCATCAATTGTCTTTTACCCAGCCTGTACCAGAGATCCACCAAAATGGCGTCATCACCGACTACATACTCCGGTGGGAGAATCTTCGACACAACCTGACCTCGCTCATATCTATTCCGGCGAGTCAGCATTCTCACAACCTGACCCTAAACTCATCAGACGCCTACTACATCAATATCAGTGCCGCAACCCTTGTTGGCAGTTCCCAGGAAGAATCAAGACTTTACCTCCCATCATTCGAGCAAAGCaagtatacttatttatttaagctAAATCCGATTTTTCAGGCTTTGGGCATGGAATTTATCGATTCACCAGCCATCTTCTTTCGTGGGAATTCATATGGGGCCATTTCCGCAGTCTCATGTTCTTTAAAGAACACGTATACGCCAGTCACCAATATTACATACAGACTTGCAAgctgggaaagtttgtcagcaaactTACCAAAAATCGGTGATTGATCACTAGCCCCTCTGGCTTCCTCAACTTATAAAactcagtaaataaataaaaacatcagaTGCTCCACCTGTACAGTCGATATTAgatattttcaacaaatatcGTAAAGCGTACTCAGTAAGCATGACCATGGCTGTGTTAATATTGAGTGTGAATCGCTGATAAACATATCTCATGTTTACATCATAAATATGTGACTTTTATGATTTAAATATGTCACATGTTTAAGATTTGATAACAATTGTTCCGTGgaaatttcaaaaatcaatCCTGAAAAGCTATTCACCCAGTGTCCTTTACACACTTTACGCACATCTGGAATAAAGTGCTTTAAATGAGCCTGTTGATTCATCCACCGCTTTTATTGTCCtatatgtttatgtgtttattgCATACTTCTCTGAAAACGATTTTCCATTGCATAAAAACTTTTGTTGAAATAGAGGTTAAGATTTTTGGTACATTCGAAGTATTTAATTAGGTCTCTTCATCAGGTTTAATGTTTGCATTATCTTGCTTCTCACACTGTGGACAgcttttctgttttaaaatctCGAACGATCGAGAAAGCACTTAGGTATACCTTTTAGAGtgtataacaaatgtacattgGACAGGTTCACGGGTTCCTGAAGTGTTTCTGGCTCAAGCAAATTCACACTCGTCCCCAATGGACATAACAGTGTCCTGGGAACCCAGCAAGGATTTGTCCGTGACTGGTTACACCGTGTACCACTGCGAAGGTTCCCCGTCGGTGCGGGTTTGTAAGGTGGGTGTTAAACCTGGATACATTAAACAGTTGTGGATTTCAAACATGTATGAATTAAGCCCAAACCCGTGAAAGGTATACGCTCTGGATTTATCTCGCGCTTCGTGACACCAATATCGTGCTCCAGCGTACCATTAGCCAGTGGCAAAAAGGCCTTGTATTCAATCAGCACCCTCAAACAGACACATGCCAGTTTTCTATTGGCGGAACTATGTCACACTGGGATATTGGGGTCAAGGGCTTCGACATCATCATCAGTGGTTGCGTTGGATTCACGTTTCAGTCATATTTAAGCAAACATGGCTAACCAGAAACAAGCTTCTATCCTTGTTGATCTACAGTATGTCAAACAGTTAGATACTCAAGTCCGTCCCGGTAGGAGATAAACCCTTAGCCTTAACAGTCGGGACTAAATTCGCACCGCGACTGAGCTATGATTCAGCTACGGCATATTTTGGAATCCGTAAGACTATTTTTGGCATGGCTCCTTAATCAAAACGTTGATGTGTAGCGTTTTGTGTTAAACGACGGGGCACAGTAATTCAAGAGTTCTTTGCACTTCCTGATATGTAGGTTTATTGTTTATGTAGGCTTATTGTTTATGACTTCCTAGTTTAACTTGACCACGCTGGTGTGCGAAGAACCATCTTCGATGTTATACATTTTTACAGATGTCAAGAAAGCTAATCGTGATTCAGATATTGAACTCGGCTGAATCTGGCTGTTATCTAAGTTTGTGTCAGGAATTAAATCAGTACTTAAATGCCCACTATCTACTTTTTGTATAAACACCAAGCATGTACATAGTTAATCATGAAAGCATAGCACGTGGCTGTTTCAGAACTTTCTGGAATGGCAGCACCTCCCAGCTGACCGGTCACACGTGACACTCTACCCGCCCTCAGAATTAGACGCCGATACAATCAGTGTGAGATATATGATCGGGCTGTCTGAAGAAAGACGAAATGAAAGCAGTGGAATTGTTTGGAGTAACTGCATCTATATTAAACAGAAAGGTGGGTTTTTTGATCCCAATACAACGTTCCaccacaaactaccaaagaattAAGGAAGTATATAATGTAAGAAATTAACAAGGAGTTctgcaaagagaagcggtcattaactttcaatgatgttggaaagacgcagtGGAGTGGTACTGTCTCCaccgaaaaaacacaaagaCTGCAATGTCAGGCTTAGAGCATCAGAATACATTGAAGCTGTTAGCTTTAATGGGACAATGCAGTAATGGTCAAAGTACCAGCCACTGCCAAATCGTGTGTCATTCTCCGCAGAAAGAGTAGTTGAACCCTTTTTGATGCAAGAAAGTAATGGTTTGCACTGGTCGAAAAGAATACTGCATTAAAACTGAGCGGCTTCTCAGAAAGCTTGTATTATGGTCGTATGTTTGTTTCAGTTCCAGATATACCACCACGAGGCATAAGTCTCGATATTCATGAGGACTCCAGTTTGGATATTCATTGGTTACCTTACACCTGTTCAGAATCCGGgtacattgttaaatataaGCTGCGCAGTTGTGTTATCAGGGGAGAAAACTCATGCACAAGTACGTCTGTAGTTATTAACCCCTCGAGGCAAAGAAAATAGATTTTCTTTAGTATTAATGTTCTTTTGAATCGTGATTGATATACAATACGTTCCAAAAACGTCTTAAcatcattttttacattttataatttttatatcaCAGCTTTCTATATTTTATCCCGATTCCTGATTCCTGACTGCAATCTTTCTGAGCAGCACCTGCCACGGTCACAGATTTTTGCTATGTTGCTATCTTTCTGAACAGCCCATATCGCTGTCACAAACCTTTTGATATGTTGCTATGCTCCGTACTATCTTTCTGAGCAGCACCTTTCACTGTCACAGACCCTTTTTGCCATGTTACTGTCTTTCTGAGCAGCGACTATTACTGTCACAGACATATTTACTAAGCTGCTATCTTTCTGAGTAGGACCTATCAATGTCACAGATACTTTTGCTATGTTGTTATTTTTCTGAGCAGCACCTGTCACTGTCACAGAGGTGGATGGTCAGATCTTCAACTATAGACTAAGCGATCTCGATCTGAAACAGCAGTATGGAGTCCAACTCCAGGCCGTATCCGATGGCGGGGAAGGGCCTGAGTCAACCCTCGTCATGACTCGTAAGTACACGTTTTGAGACTTCGAGCTAGTGACTCCTGACCGCGGCACAAAAGTCAATAACACGAGATTCCTAAACACGAGACAAAAGATAAGAGCCCGTGACTCCTAACCGCGATACAAAAGTCGAGAGCACGTGACCCCTTACCGCGATACAAAAGCCAAGAGCCCGTGACTTCTAACCGCGATACAAGTCAAGAGCACGTGGCTCCTAACCACGATACAAAAGTCAAGAGAAAAAAACTGCTAATGGTAACAGCTAACTGGTGACTTCCTATATCTTGACAGTTTTCTCCAGTttgggttttactctaactgttcacgtaaatgcttaaatagtggcaGCTTACATGCCACTtaacaccatgacttaagcagaattaggtaaagaaaaagCTGTGATGTCAGTTGTATCTCATTATACGTCcgtggtctagaattactgaaaatgctgtaTGGTTACCAAGCGCCGGTTCAGTTCCAGTCTTGGACAAGGAAATCAAATCTTGATTCATTACAGCCACGGATTCGTGAGCGTGCAGCACACTAATGTCAAGATAAGATTTCTGCAATAACGCAAGGAATGGTAATGATCGGCGACGACCTTGATCTCGTAGATTTCCATGTCTTCATGTTAAATCGCTGGAATACgaaaaacttttcaaaacaaaagttaCATTAGTGAAAAGGACTAGAAGATGGTACATGGAAACAATTATAAACCTCATGAGGTTAAATACCAATAGGGTAATGAAGAGACACACGAGAATATGTTTAAACTGCTTCATTCAGTCAAGAAAAATGTCTAgtattttatacagaaaattaaaataccCGTTTCTAAAAGTTTCAAGCACATTCTTAAGCTTAACATTAATGCTATAAACTTTCTCTACTCGACATGCGCAGAAATGCTATATCCAGAAATGTCATGTATCTTTTCAGCAAAACCATGGTTTCCACGGTGGACCATCGGCCTCATCATCATAATGGCAGTGGCAATTTTGTTTCCAATAGGTTATATCATATTTTATCGTACAAGgtaattttatcatttcttcCATCTCCAAAACATTCCAAAGAATGCAAATATTCACTACCAGTGTATGATAGAACGTAGGAAAGAAAAACGTTTGTAATGAACAGGAAGTTAGACATCACCGATGTCCAAACACAGACAAAAGACAGACCACTTTAACAAACCATAATAACATGCCCGAGCAAAATAAACTACATCAACAGACCCAAAAAGTGTATCTGAGCGAAACATCGGTCATTTTAACAGACCAAAATAGTATGTCTGAGCGAATATGTGCCCTTTTAATAGATCAAAACAATATGccaaaaagcaaaaacaaaacaaaaaacaaacaaacaaatgcgCTATTTTATTTCAGTCTCATAGTTCGGACCGCACGTGGCGGTTTGATTGGTTCTCactgtggtttatttatttacatgattgaaaCACTCAGGGCTATTTTATTTATGGGACAACCCGCAGTTTACGGGTAGAAAAAAACCTTTCAGAAACACACAAAAGTTGAGAGGAAGATAACAACGACACATACAAGTTTATGAATGCAGCTTTTTTTCCTTTAACCGATTATGTGTTTGTCCGAGCTTTTTCATTCAGTTAACTAAATAATGTAGCTGTCCCTCCAGCTTATGTAAAAGTTTAATAATATACCGTAATGATGggtaaatgacatgtacattgttacattgttaatggcaatgaaataaattctgaaGTCATTTAAGTCTTCCTCAGATCGAGAGACAACTGGTTGAGTTATCGATGcaaaatttcttgttttttggtTATGTCTTCTGAATACGTTTTTAATCAAATTTCTTAGTCAAGGACGGCCTTTCCAAATCAGGAGACAGACGGTTTACTCACTGATGCAGAAGGTCTTGGTAGATCGAACAAATTTTGTAATCCAAAATAATTTGGTTGAAATTGTagtttatgaaataaatgaaaagtaaaaatatgaatatggaCTAAACATGTGGAAAAAATGACTATCCCAGCCACACTTAAATgtagaagaattagggtttaAGTAATGGAGCTTTTAATGACGCCAGACTTACCACCATATTGCTGAAATAAACCACGGCGATGTGCATGACGTCATTCACTGGCCAAGATTGTGTACGGTATTTTGTAGGTGTAGGAAAgacaaaaatgatgccaaaatcagatgaaagggcGTGAATACTTATTTGCATTATTATGGTCGTTAATATATTTTgtcgatttttttctttttaaggagaaaagggtatttgaaaatatttttgtatggtgggtatttgggagcACCTCTTGGTACATGTCGTCTTTGTATGCTAATGTTCTACATCAGGATGTGATGTatgtataataattttatttgaatcTAAATTTGTTGTCTGtatcaaaatacatgcatttaatctgaattaggatagtatttataaatgtattcaaaatataaatacgaTCAAAATCCAGGATGAACACATTTGGTAGCTGAAatgaccaaattctagtgcaaatatgtatattaaaaatgCGCTACATCCccatttattattatcattacacaaaaacaatatataccgGATATATATGGTCTCACATACCTACCATGCAAAAATCATTTCCTTTATGTGTCAGTTTCTTCTTAATGAAaaatcgagaaaaaaaaaacattgaattttACATAATTCTTATGTTTCCTGCACCTTTAAGAAACCCAAGCTCTCCATTATTTTCTATTTGTAATGTCCAGATCTTGAatggtgtatgtgtattttcttACATGTCGCCAAATCTTCTTAGCAAAGCCTGAAAGCGATCTGATGCGTGACGTCACTGCAGATCAGCAAAGCGGTTTTGCCGATTTCATTATCAGCTGTGTACTTATATTATGGCATTTAGATAACACTTCTTTGTTGATTTCGATTGGGTTGTAAATAGCCAGGTAGTATTTCTGTTTATATTAATACgtatttttgtttatgtaaaaaaaaaatttgcatcgAAGAATTAAATCGGCCGCAGTCAAATCATTGTTACTTGAGATTTTCGCTTTCTAGATATAGCACAGCTTCTACATTTAAATCTGGCATCAGAATAAGGCACCTACACACGTCAACGGCCGAATGATCTAGACAGACGCTTGACAAGTTGCTGCCCGGTAGGTTCCGTTGTTTGtcctagaatctgtgctataccAAGGAAGCGTAAATTTCCAAAATTACATaaaccactttctaaatgacatccaTCAACTTTGATAGAATTAAATTGAAATCTTCACAAAACACAGTactaaaacaatttcaaaacagTTATTGAATGCTGTATTCAGACATCATCACTGATATTTTattctttgaatttattttaatcCAGGCAATATTTTGCATCATCGGATATTGTAGTGGTGGTACCTCCCCCAGTCGAGGACGATGGTCAGGTCAGTATTTCTCACAAAGCATGTATGaggggccaaattaacattaaatccagaattatcgatatcgataaatatttattaatactgataattcattttttgtttattcgTTTTTTGATATCGTTAATTCATTTCTggatatcaataaatgatttatcggTATCGATAACTGGTAGcaatttatcgatatcgatatattatttattggtATCGAGAAATAATTTATTAGCGACATTGATAAATAGTGTTTCTTGTTGGTTTCAATGGAAATGGCTGCTCTATCTACGTTCCTATTCGAAAGAAAAGCTATGAGAAAATGCTTATGTTTACAATGTCCGACGTAGCACGGTCAACCATAGAAGAAGTAGGGCGGGAGAATCGGGGCAGTCTCGCTTAGGTCGGTGATTTAATGAAGCAGACAAAACctgtaaaaacaaatttcattcgTTGTACTTGGTTCCGCTTAAATTTTAAACATCCgcttaaaatatttcatgatgTCAGGAAGGGGGAGTCTTTGTCAGAAATAATGGTATTATTCAATATCACTAATTCATTTAGCGTATAATTTCATATTTATCGATATTGACAAAGGAATCAATGATTTATTGATAAGGATAATTCTcagttaaatgttaatttggcctcTCGTGAGCATGAGGTGTCGCCAACAACACTTACTTAACATGAATACTGCACAAAGATCTTGCCAGCAATGCTAAACTAACATTTGGACAACCATGTTACCAACAATAGAAACCAAGCATTCGCAGAGGAATAGATAATCAACAATGCGCGTTTAACACTTGCACAAAGATTTTACCAATAATGCAAGGCGTACATTttcattaataataattaatcaTCAGTAATCATTATCAGCTCATATTGTGAACATCCCTGCGTAATCAATCTGCGTAAGGAAAGTGTGCCAGCATATGTGTGCTAGGGTAAAGAAACCCGATTCTGTCTAGTGCCttagcctgtacatgtacaacgtttTGTGCAGAGTGctttgtgcagactgataaaattacactttaggtgaagccctgaaattagccAAACCAActtatgtagttttgtctccaaaatcatcttaaaaatgtgcagaaatttcactgaaaagttGCTGTATCATAGTCataaagattgaggaattagggtataatcaaaaattattttactataaattttatattatagaggataaaattataaatgctaTTCGTGCTTTATGAAAGATTGTAATTTGTGTGGAAAAACTTACATAGGCCAGTTATAGAAAATGAACCCGTTTTATTGGTCACACTTGTGTTTTATTCAGGCTTATAGGATGGTTTTGTGAATGGAGATTGCTGTAGTTCATGACTGACTCAACACTGAGGAAAAATGGAGTTATTTACCTGGAAAACAGTGTGCCTCTGAGTGACACACACTTCCCCATTTCGACTATTCAGTTTAATTTACACATAACAATGCCTTGTTTCTTGAAGGTTCATagaagaacatacatgtatacacatatgacGAAGGCTCAGTGGCCTCTGcagccaaggtggttagcatgccagcgtggcgcaatgacccaggagcctcacacagatgcagtcactgtgagttcaagttcagttcatgctgatttcctctccggccatacgtgggaaaggcttgcagcaacctgcggatggtcgtgggttttccccggcctctgcactgtttcctcccaccataatgctggccgccgtcatataagtgaaatattcttcagtacgtcgcaaaacaccaaaataaataaataaaatcaaaacatcaTTGATTTTTGCCTAGGCACGCAGTATTTATGAAGATGATAACGACTCAGATATGGAAGAGAACATGGCAGTGTTGGGCAATCACAGTACAGATATCCTTCCATACGTCAAGGTCGAGCCAGAGGGCCAGTACTCTTTAGCCCTCACAGACCACACACAAAACGGAAGCATTTTGAGCACAAGACATGAAGACATGAATTTTGACCCCGATGATCAATCAACAATTCGCATCAATCGGGGCAAAATGGAGGTTTCATTCCATTTGGCGCCTACAGAGAAAACACGGAAGAGCCTCAAGAGAGATCTGGTTGTTGACCATGAGGACCAAAGAGGTCATATTCCGTCAGTTAAGGAGACCTCTGAGGTTGTACAAGCTCATCTACCACTGGACCTACCTCGCAAAGATTGCCCAGCGGAAGCTTGCCTGTTACCTGGAGCGCACATGCCTCGCAGAGATCAGCCCGTGGAAGCTCACCAGTTGCCTGGAGTGTACGTGCCTCACAGACATCAGCCAGCGGAAGCTGACCTGTTGCCTGGAGCGTACGTGCCTCGCAGAGATGACCAACTGGAAGCCCACATGTTACCTGGAGCACACTTACCTAACAGAGATGACCCCGCGAAAGCTCACGTGCTACCTGGAGCGTACGTGCCTCGCAGAGATCTGCCAGTGGAAGCTCACCTGTTGCCTGGAGCGTACGTGCCTCACAGAGATCAGCCAGCGGAAGCTCACCTGTTGCCTGGAGCGTACGTGCCTCGCAGAGATCTACCAGTGGAAGCTCACCTGTTGCCTGGAGTGTACGTGCCTCGCAGAGATCAGCCAGCGGAAGCTCACCTGTTGCCTGGAGCGTACGTGCCTCGCACAGATGACCGAGTGGAAGCCCACTTGTTACCTGAAGCACACTTACCTAGCAGAGATGACCCAGTGAAAGCTCGCCTGTTGCCTGGAgcgaagaaaaagaaaaaagaaatcaggCAGCGGCATGCTCAGTCCATCAGCAGGATGCTACCTACCGCGGAGGTGAATACGATCTGTTCATTAGCCGATGTCAGCACGTCCACTTCGTGTGTACTTGATGAACAGTAAATATTACGAACGTACATACACtacaatattaataatattaacaataatttaaaaatccaacaattacagaaaaaaaaacacacaaaaaaaaaatttgcaaccTGATGATGCAGAGAGATTGGATGGCCTTGCGCTCCCGGCGACATGCGGTCGCTTGTCAATTATACCTGAGGGATTTATTCGATCTTACGATTCATGAAAATGGTTCAGTAATAACACGCCCCACTTTCTCAGTATCACAGCTTCAGCAgaattatgtataaaaaaaggagtgatgttaattgcaatttattagacgtcgcaTCTGAACTGAATTTTGGAGGTGAAAACAGGATGTTCCCTTTACGCACGAATAATCGCCTTGTCACTTTTTGTTCATATATACTACTGTTCAgtacatgtgatgacaacacatcatttcgggaattctaaaccagtgacatgaacagttagaataaaaccctaactgaggtgaatt
Above is a window of Liolophura sinensis isolate JHLJ2023 chromosome 7, CUHK_Ljap_v2, whole genome shotgun sequence DNA encoding:
- the LOC135470708 gene encoding leukemia inhibitory factor receptor-like, with protein sequence MNNADRCFPSYGEMPLRYLLIAICQQFITCSMGEDQWVADIAPQDLYVYVGEPIVLYCSLTSASKEYVNNLAFVINDSKIPHDSTVVNETSIKLEIDKASLADAGLYHCIRTDRDYGLSYAAVRVDYAPQPPSEINCTVDNWTSMMCEWEANHTYRYQGHIHFDVNWTATACAPDYGGMRSAMGLTAPEYKWLENEYCRDAQYSIFVIVHNIVRGDYRTSEQFLVKSRFRVKPATIDSDMFNVSLVNSSCVTAKWRFLRYSHRQTCSVLIHKTTAPAKEDNCEGIVSYKSYEEDFFPTVYKGNKGVTSRWICGLEPFTKYTVGISCEPAVGGFKSDVTRTCLQMPEDVPDTGPNVTSGGFWEMSCGDNCRFVKIYWQPVPEIHQNGVITDYILRWENLRHNLTSLISIPASQHSHNLTLNSSDAYYINISAATLVGSSQEESRLYLPSFEQSSRVPEVFLAQANSHSSPMDITVSWEPSKDLSVTGYTVYHCEGSPSVRVCKNFLEWQHLPADRSHVTLYPPSELDADTISVRYMIGLSEERRNESSGIVWSNCIYIKQKVPDIPPRGISLDIHEDSSLDIHWLPYTCSESGYIVKYKLRSCVIRGENSCTTPVTVTEVDGQIFNYRLSDLDLKQQYGVQLQAVSDGGEGPESTLVMTPKPWFPRWTIGLIIIMAVAILFPIGYIIFYRTRQYFASSDIVVVVPPPVEDDGQARSIYEDDNDSDMEENMAVLGNHSTDILPYVKVEPEGQYSLALTDHTQNGSILSTRHEDMNFDPDDQSTIRINRGKMEVSFHLAPTEKTRKSLKRDLVVDHEDQRGHIPSVKETSEVVQAHLPLDLPRKDCPAEACLLPGAHMPRRDQPVEAHQLPGVYVPHRHQPAEADLLPGAYVPRRDDQLEAHMLPGAHLPNRDDPAKAHVLPGAYVPRRDLPVEAHLLPGAYVPHRDQPAEAHLLPGAYVPRRDLPVEAHLLPGVYVPRRDQPAEAHLLPGAYVPRTDDRVEAHLLPEAHLPSRDDPVKARLLPGAKKKKKEIRQRHAQSISRMLPTAEVNTICSLADVSTSTSCVLDEQ